The Dama dama isolate Ldn47 chromosome X, ASM3311817v1, whole genome shotgun sequence nucleotide sequence ccaattcttctccatgacaacgcCTGATGGCACGTTGCataaccaacacttcaaaagttgcatgaattgggctatgaagttttgcctcatccacttcattcacctgacctcttgccaactggCTACCACTTCCTCAAGCATCaggacaactttttgcagggaaaatgctttctaagagtATGGCAAATCCTGAAACaaggatttttatgctacaagaatgtgtgtgttagtcgctcagtcattgccgactctttttgaccccacggactatagcctgccaggcttttatgtccatgggattctccaggcaagaatactggagtggattgccattcccttctccagaggatcttcctgacccagtgatcaaaccctggtctcctgcatcataggaagattctttaccatttgagctacagggaagtctgctACAAGAATAAGCAAACTTATTTCTCCCTGGCAAAGATGTGTTGATGGtagtggttcctattttgattaataaagatgtgtttgagcctagatATAATGACTTAAAATTGACGATCTGAAACCAcagttacttttgtaccaacctaatatttACCTCTGAAGTTACCTTTAGCaagtttctttgtttcttcatgtgAATTTGAGTTATTGATTTGGTGTCCTTTTTTTGCCACgtgtcatgcaggatcttgggcttcccttgtggctcagctggtaaagaatatgcctgcaatgtgggaaacctgggttcgatccctgggttgggacgatcccctgtaaaagggaaaaggctacccactcccgtactctggcctggagaattctggcctctcgcaaagagtcagacatgactcagcgactgtcactttcactttcacatgcaggatcttagttcccctacaaggaatcaaacccaaacCCCACTTCATTGGAAGTgtgaatcttagccactggacagccagggaagtcctagatctGTTCTTATTTTATGAGTGTAATATTAGCAATATATAAGAAATTTTCATATTCCTTTGATTACTTTTGTTTCctctcattttttcccctattCCATTTGTTCttagtctttctgttttgtcccattggttattctttttttgttgttgttccattggTTATTCTTAAATTAATTAACTCAGTGCTTTATACATACTTATTGAACTCCTATTATACTCTAGGTTTGGGGATGCAGTGGTGAAGAGATTGAAGACTGTCCCCGTGAAACTTACACTGTAGTTGGGGAGACAGTATATAAAGCATTATAGAGGAAATATGATGAAAGAAATTGGTAAGTGCCACAGTGGAAAATAAAGCAGACCTAGACACAGAGAATTTGAGTTAGAAAGATCAAGGAAGGCCTCTGTGAAGGGTGATATTTTCTAAACAGACCAGGATGAAACAAAGGAACAAGCCACATGCAAAATGAATAGCAAATGCAAAGACACTGAAGTTGGGAACATGCTCGGCATgtatgaaggaaagaaaggagacaaGTGCAGGTACAGAGAAAATGAGGGGGACAGTGGTAGGATGGGAGGTCAGAAAGGTAACATGGGCAAGATCTCACAGGACCTCATGGACCACAGGCTTTATGTGGGTACATGGACTTTAGCTTTTATTCTGAtgggagctgggaggagggaaTGCTGAGTACATAGGAACATTAATTACAATAGGGTCCCTCTGGCTGCTATGAGGAAAAGAAACTATCAGGGGTGCAAGGAAAGAAGCAGGGAGGCTGGTGAGGTGGCTACTGTAAGGGTCCAAATGACACACGTTAGTGCTGGCAGTGGAGGCGAAGAGAAGGGGTTGGATTTTGGATCTATTTTAAAGGATTTCCTCAGAGACTGGATGTGGGGGTGAGAAAAAGAGAGGCATCAAGGAtgttttgtggtttttaaaagaatgaaataatgccatttgccacaacatggatttgcctagagattatcatagtaagtgaagtaagtcagagaaagacaaatatcatataacatcacttatacatggaatctaatagaaaatgatacaaatgaattttttacaaaacagaagcaaactcAGATCTCAAAATCAAATGTATAATTACCAAAGGGGCTATATGGGGGAAGGTggtaaattaggagattgggattaacatacacaaattgtgtgtgtgttttcagtcactcagttgtgtccagctctttgggaccctatggactgtagcctaccaggctcctctgtccatggcattctccaggcaagaatactggaatggcttgctcctccagaggatcttcctgacccaggaatcgaacctgtgtctcctgcatctcctacattggcagatgggttattTATTGCTGAACCACTGGTGAAGCTCTACATACACTTAGACAACTAATGAGGACcttctgcatagcacagggaactctattcaatattctgtaataacctatatggaaaaagaatctgaaagaaaataGACATATAcattcactatgttgtacacctgaaactaataaaacattgtaaatcaaccatactacaaaaaatttttttaaaaaaggatgctTTATGGTTTTTGATCTGAGAAGCTGGGTGAATGATGGACCACTTATGGAGATGGGGGAGACTGAAAGAAGAAtcgagtttttgttttgtttttgtctttgcaGTGGAAGGGCAGGCCTTGTAAGACAGTAAATCAACAGTTGGAGTTCGGGGAAGTTAACACTGAAATGCTTATGAAATACCCAAGTAGAAATGTTGAGGAGGCAGTTGGAGTTTGAATCCCAAGAGGCCCGGGCTAGAGATGTGAATTTGGGAGTAACAGTAAATACAGgctatttttaaagaatctgactgggatttccctggcggcccagtggttgagagtaCATCTTGCAGTGCTGGGGACACGAGTTCCaccccctggtcagggaactaagattccacatgctttgaggtaactaagcccctgcaccacaattagagagcccGTGTGCCAACAGCTGAGAtcagatgcagccaaataaaaatttttaaataaataaaataaaaagaattagagTGACAGAGCTCTGGAGGAGCTCATACTGGCAATCAAGTGCTCCAGCCTGAGGCCAGACAGGCTGTTTCCACTCTGTCATGAGGAAGTACAATCCTCCCACCTTCCGTGGTCctggaagggagaaaaaaagaaaaatcctagcaaacagcaGGAATGACAACCACAGAGAGCCAATGgacttgtttttatgtttttacttctgCAAAAGTCTATCCGCATCCCTTGTAATTGGGGTTTGATTCTTAGCTCTCCACTCCCCCCGCATGGCTTGACTCCATCTGCAATCTGTCTCCTAGAGAATGCCTCAGAATAATTGGTCCCCTGATGGCTCCCTTGAAAAGCACCACTCAAggtatttgggggggggggttgctttGGGGGAATTTGGGCGAAGGAAGGGAGGTAGATGTGTCTGCTCATTAGACCATTTTGCCACACTCTCCCAGAAGGCTTCAAAATACAGCGAATGAGAACATGTCCCACTGTGCTTCAGGCTCACCAGCCTTACTTCACTTCCTTGAACGTGCCATGCTGCTTCTCAGCTTAAATCTTTTTCTTGTGCAGTTCCCTTGCCTGAAATGCTTTCCCCCTATACCCATCTCCCTGGGTAACTCCTCCTGGACCTTTAGATCTCAGCATAGATACCCTTTCTCAGGGGGAATTTTCCAAGCCCCCTCCCCCACTATGGGTGGTAGACCCTCTTACCACTGGGTACTTGACAACTCTGGTGTACAAGCTAAATTTGGTTGAGTACTGCCAGACAATTGCCCAAAATGGCTGCTCAAGCCCAGACTCTCACCAACAGTACATGAAGGTCCCTGTATCTCCACAAGACTGCCAAATTTCATGTGATTCAGTTTTCTAATTTCTTCCAGTACGATGGATATAAAGTaatatgtcattttttaaaaattgcacttctctaatgattagtaaAATTGAGCATGTCTTCACATGCTTGATAACCTCATGGGTTTCCTCTTGTGTGAGCTGTCTATTcctatcctttgcccatttttctttgaggctcttgtttttttcttgctgtttctCAAAGTCACTTTTATATTCTGGATGTTTAATCTCGGGAGATTTCAGCTATAGCAAATAGATATTTGCTGTTTCATCAGTTAACTTTGTGTATAGGGTCTTTCATTAAACAGAAACTGTAAATTTTGATGTGTACATTGTCATTAACATTCTTCCTTGTGGTTTGTGCTTTTGAAGTTTTGTTCAGGAAGTCCCTCCCCATTCCTAGGTCACATAGTATATTTTTCTATTAACTTATAGTGTTTTCTTTAACATGAAAATCTTTAACCTGTCCGGAGCTATTGTTTGTATATTGTGTGAGGACTCCAgcttattttctttcagttttccatATGCCATCTTACCTTTCTGGCCTTAGAACACATCCCAATACCTGGTAAGTCAAGTCTACTTTCTTATCTTTTTCAGAAATGATTTAGCACTTCACaaatctttattcttttatatatatatttatttattgagatataatcacATACATAAGATTCATCATTTTAAAGcgtacaattcaatggtttttagtatattcactaaGTTGGTCACCCATCAACGTTATCTAAtaccagaacattttcatcacctcaaaaagaaaccctgtacttATTTGCGGCCACCCCTGTTCCCTTCTCTtttcccctcagcccctggcaactactaACCAactatctctatgaatttgcttattctgagcatttcacataaatggaatcacaaaTTATGTGAatttttgtgtctggctccttTTCACTCTGCATAATTTCAAATTTCATCCATATTGCAATATGTATCagtactttgtttctttttatggatgagtaatccataataataataatccataaTAATATGGATGAgtaaaatattctgttttatgGATATACCTCACTCTGTCTATCCAGTCATCAGTTGGtagatatttgagttgtttctatttGGGGGTTATTATGAAAAATGCTGCTTCGAACATTCATGTAAAAGTTTTGTGTGGACTCTTTATATACATTATTGAATAAGATTTATTGATTTTCCTTAAAATGTTCAGCTGGGATTTAAATTAAGATTATATAGAAATTATATAGTAATTTGGAGGTAATGGAAATAGTTATAATATGAAATAGTCTCATCCAAGAGAATGAAACATGTCTTCTTTTATTCAGATTATCTTTTGTGTAACAATATTACCACAGATTTCTCAGCTTAAAACATTAACTAACAgtatctgtgggtcaggagtcaGGGTATGGTTTAATTGGAttctttgcttcagttcagttcagtcactcagtcatgtccgactctttgtgaccccaagaatcacagcacgccaggcctctctgtccatcaccaactcctggagcttacttcggtgatgccatccagccatctcatcctctgtcgtccccttctcctcctgccctcaatctttcccagcatcagggtcttttccaatgagtcagctctttgcatcaggtgaccaaagtattggagcttcagcttcaacatcagtccttccagtgaacacccaggactgatctcctttaggatggattggttggatctccttgcagtccaagggactctcaagagtcttctccaacaccacagttcaaaagcatcaattcttcagcacttacctttcttcacagtccaactctcacatccgtacatgaccactggaaaaaccatagccttgaccagatggacctttgttggcaaagtaatgtctcttctttttaatatgctatctaggttggtcataactttcctttcaaggagtaagtgtcttttaatttcatggctgcagtcaccatctgcagtgattttggagccccccaaaataaaatctcacaaAGTTGAAATGAAGGTGTTGACCAGAGCTACAGTCTCATCTGATGCTCGTCTGGGGAAGTATCTGTTTCCAAGCTCActcaggttgttggcagaattcagttcgtTGCAGTCATAAGACAGAAGGCTTCAATttcttgctggctgtcagctggggTCACCCTTAGCTCCTGAAGGCCACCTTCTATTCCTTGCCATGTGAGGTTCCCCAAAGTGGTCAATTGTTTCATGAAAGCCAACAAGGGAGTGGGAGTTGCCTCACAAGTTCATCATTTCCACCTCATTTTTAACATGATTATGTACATGTAATCACATTCATCTGGTCAcctttggacacacacacactcaaagggAGGGGACTACCCAAGGATGAGAATACAAGGAGACAAGGATCATGGGAGCCATCTTAATTGTGTGTCCGTTACACCATCCCTGAGTATATAATCTTCAGGTTCATAAGGGGATGTGTGTAaggattttggggcttcccaggtggctcaagtggtaaagaatccgcctgccaatgcaggagtcacaggagatgcaggcttgatccctgggtcgggaagattcccctggcaacccactccagtattctcttttttcctccaacCAGGTTTATTGAACTTAACAAAATTCTGTATACAAGGTGACCTAAATATGCTGCTTCAAAACATGATACTTTCTTTAACTAGTATTTTGATAAGTCAATCCACAGAGTGTCAAAATGCAGCCTACTCTAAAATTAATAGAAAAGTGCTCAATATATATTACATGAATGGTCTAATAGTTCTATAAGATAATTAACATAAGGTACGACTGAGTCCCTGTGACAGGCTGCTGGAGAACTGATGCGAGTTGTCAGGAGACCATTTTGTGAACTGCCACTGTGATGCCGTCATGTTTCTGGATCATAATCTTCCCATTATTTGATTCTAGATACACCACAAGAATATCAGTGGGGTCCGAGGTTAGCTTAGCTGCTTGCTGGGCTAGTACAGATATCACCCCAGCATGCTCATCTGACAGGGTTCCGCAGCAACCTAGATTGAGTCCCTGTGAATCTGTGCACAGGACTCTGAAAATGGATGGATTCTTCATTGTGTCCTCCAAGTGCTGCTCTAAGGTAGCCTCTATCCCGCTGTGTGTCACCTCCTTCTTTGCCACGGGTTTCAGGTGCCCCTtggtccccactccagtattcttgccgagcaagagttggacacgactgagcatgcacagtagAAACAGAATGGCTTAGATATACTCACAGCAACACAAATGGATCTTTCTTTTATTCACTTTTGATTTATGTCATGTTACCATACTTTTAAAATTCCAACCAAAAtgaaaatgcctttaaaaaatcTGGTTATAATAATGATACATATTCATTGAAACTTTTTTTCAGATaacagagaaaaatgtaaagGAGAATGTGACAAAGCATCTGTCATCTCCCCCTGCACCCACAATAACCACTGATATGCCCTTCCTGTCATTTCCCCCCCTATAGATACAGAAATTTTaccaaagttttgttttgtttgctgtatCATTTTATGTGGCTTAAAATGCTTTTGGAACAATTTATGAATGAAATCGATCTGGGTATCTATGGAAGACAAGTAGAGACAAATAAAGACAGAGACAGGAGGAGGGTTGCAGAgatgaagggagagaaagaataaGAGGCAGGAAGAGATAGAtgggaggggaagacagagagagcTATGGGCATataaggtcagaaagagaaacagagcaaTGGAGAGATGAAGATACTGGGAAAGAGACAAGGAAAGGATAAAAAGGAGCTTTTATTGAGCTCCTACTAAatgccatttttttaaaagtttttttaaaaattgaatttgttatgacattgctttgttttatgttttggtgttccGTTaggaggcatgtaggatcttagctccctgatgaGGGGTTGAATCCATTgctccctacattggaaggtgaagtcttaaccacaggaccactagggaagtcctctaaATACCATTCTTATTAAACCTTCAAAGCCACTCTGGGAGGCAGTTACTAGTAACCGCTTTATGCAGGTAAGGGACAGCATCTTAGAATGGTGAACTAATTGAAGTCATCACTCTGTAAAGGCCGTGGTCCATAGGCCATCCGTAACTGTTTATCCAATGAACAAAATTGTATATCTCCTCCCCAAGAAGCGGGGCGGCAGGGGGGACCAGACCCCCATTCCACTCCACTGAGTCATTTTTCCTGCCTGTCTGCTGAGGCGACTGCAAGGTCTGTTGCTCTGGCAACTGGCCTCCGACTGCCATGGCAACCGCCATCAAAGGCTCCAGCTCATCACCTTGCCCCTCGGGCATCTCCTTGGCAACGGGCAGGATGCAGAGGCTGAGGGAGCTCAAGGCTGCGCTTGCGTAGAGTGACAGGATGGGATGGGCAGGGAAGGGCAAGATTCCTCAGCCTGCGCAGCCGCAAAGCACCGCAGCGGTGCGGGGTAGCTCAGGCGCTGCGCACTTGCCAGTCAGTCCGCCTGTCCGGAGCCCGGCTCGCTGGGGCAGCATGGCGGGGTCGCCACTGCTCCACGGGCCGCGGGCCGGGGGCGTCGGCCTTTTGGTGCTGCTGCTCTTGGGCTTACTTGGGCCACCCCGCACTCTCTGCGCAAGGCCGGTAAAGGTGCGACCCGGGTCGGGCactgggtgggggttggggggggggggaggatgcTACAGGCGAGGGTCGGTGCCTGGCCGCTGGCCCCTGATCCTCGCTGGCCCCAGTTCTCGGGACCTGTGGAGAGATCGGCCATGGGGGCCTGGGGTCCAGCCTTCAGTCTGCGCCCAGGCCATGCCAGCCTCCGTCTCTTGGGTGTGCGGGTGGCGGTATCTGGGGGTCGTCTGGCCGCCGCGCCCTGCCCGCACTAGGCGATGGACCCGGCCTTGCCCCGCCCGCCGCCCGTGGCGCTGTCCACGGGCGTAGCACACTGGAAGGAGAGGGATGCGGACCTCTGTCTGTGTCCGAAGATGTGATGACAGGGATATGAGTGCGTGCtgtctctgtgtgtttctttTGATGTAAGTGTGTGATGCTTCTGTGTGTGACTTTTCTTAGTGTGGCACCGGTGTGTTTGTGATTCCTGTGATGATGGAGTGACTtatgggtgtgtctgtgtgtttgggtgtgtttctgtgtgattgtctttttgtttgggaGGGAGTGGTCTTTGAATCCCCTAGGTGCACATCCCATTTCGGTTCTATTGAACTGAGAGACTGGGATTTTGTATATGTGTTGATGAGACTCTTTCTTTGTGGAGCTGTGTCATTGTGGAGAGAGGAGCCATGATGTCGCTCTCTGTGCGGCATTATGTCTTTAAGGGTGGTGCGTGCTCTTACATCTAGATGGCTTGGCAATTGTAACTGCATAGCATTGGTGAGTGTGAATGTttgcagccccccccccccacctcgagCGTGGATGTGGCAGTGTTGGGTTGCATATTTGACATCTCAAGGCTTGTCAGTCCAAGTAGTGTGTGTGAGACCACGATTGACGTGTGTGATTCCCTGGGGGATCTCAGGGGTGGTGGCCATCAAGGGCACTTGGAGCACATCCTCTTCTAATGAAGAGTTCAAGGCTGCATGCATCAAggatggtttttttttaagtattctatata carries:
- the LOC133052775 gene encoding ragulator complex protein LAMTOR5-like; translated protein: MLPQRAGLRTGGLTGKCAAPELPRTAANTGVGTKGHLKPVAKKEVTHSGIEATLEQHLEDTMKNPSIFRVLCTDSQGLNLGCCGTLSDEHAGVISVLAQQAAKLTSDPTDILVVYLESNNGKIMIQKHDGITVAVHKMVS